One window of the Pyrus communis chromosome 17, drPyrComm1.1, whole genome shotgun sequence genome contains the following:
- the LOC137722509 gene encoding sodium/hydrogen exchanger 2-like — protein MAVAHLSMMISKLQNLSTSDHSSVVSMNLFVALLLACIVIGHLLEENRWVNESITALLIGLCTGVVILLISRGKSSHLLVFSEDLFFIYLLPPIIFNAGFQVKKKQFFVNFMTIVMFGAIGTLVSCTIISLGATQFFKKLDIGTLELGDFLAIGAIFAATDSVCTLQVLNQDETPLLYSLVFGEGVVNDATSVVLFNAIQSFDLTHIDSSIALHFMGNFLYLFFASTMLGVFAGLLSAYIIKKLYFGRHSTDREVALMMLMAYLSYILAELFYLSGILTVFFCGIVMSHYTWHNVTESSRVTTKHAFATLSFVAETFIFLYVGMDALDIEKWRFVSDSPGTSVAVSSILLGLLMLGRAAFVFPLSFLSNLTKKNQRDKISLRQQVIIWWAGLMRGAVSMALAYNQFTRSGHTQLRPNAIMITSTITVVLVSTVVFGLMTKPLIRFLLPHSPKQTTSMLSSEPTSPKSVIVPLLGQDSVDDLVGQDIRRPASLRDLLTTPTHTVHRYWRKFDNAFMRPMFGGRGFVPFVPGSPTERDNNVQWQ, from the exons ATGGCTGTTGCACATTTGAGCATGATGATCTCAAAGTTACAAAATCTATCCACTTCGGACCACTCCTCCGTGGTTTCGATGAACCTATTTGTGGCGCTACTTTTAGCTTGTATTGTGATCGGACATCTTCTCGAGGAGAATCGATGGGTGAATGAGTCGATCACCGCCCTTTTGATT GGGCTTTGCACCGGAGTAGTTATTCTTCTGATCAGTAGAGGAAAAAGCTCGCATCTTTTGGTTTTCAGTGAAGATCTTTTCTTTATATACCTCTTGCCGCCTATTATTTTTAATGCTGG GTTCCAGGTGAAAAAGAAGCAGTTCTTTGTTAACTTCATGACCATTGTAATGTTTGGTGCTATTGGTACATTAGTATCCTGCACTATCATATCATTAG GTGCTACACAATTCTTTAAGAAGTTGGACATTGGAACTCTGGAGTTGGGGGACTTCCTTG CAATCGGTGCAATATTTGCTGCAACGGATTCTGTTTGCACGTTGCAG GTACTCAATCAGGATGAGACACCTTTACTCTACAGTCTTGTATTTGGAGAGGGTGTCGTTAACGATGCGACATCTGTGGTCCTTTTCAATGCTATTCAGAGCTTTGATCTCACCCACATTGATTCCAGTATTGCTTTGCACTTTATGGGCAActtcttatatttgtttttcgCAAGCACTATGCTAGGAGTGTTT GCAGGGCTGCTTAGTGCTTACATTATCAAAAAGCTTTATTTTGGAAG GCACTCTACGGATCGTGAGGTTGCTCTTATGATGCTCATGGCATACTTGTCATATATACTGGCTGAA TTATTCTATTTGAGTGGCATTCTCACTGTGTTCTTTTGTGGGATCGTGATGTCGCATTACACTTGGCACAATGTGACTGAGAGTTCAAGAGTTACGACCAA GCATGCTTTCGCAACCTTGTCATTTGTTGCCGAAACATTTATCTTCCTTTATGTTGGTATGGATGCCTTGGACATTGAAAAGTGGCGATTTGTAAGTGACAG TCCTGGAACATCAGTGGCAGTGAGTTCAATACTGCTAGGTCTTCTTATGCTTGGAAGAGCAGCTTTCGTTTTCCCCCTATCATTCTTGTCGAACTTAACAAAGAAAAACCAACGTGATAAAATTAGCCTCCGGCAGCAA GTTATAATATGGTGGGCTGGTCTCATGAGAGGTGCTGTGTCTATGGCACTTGCTTACAATCAG TTTACAAGGTCAGGCCACACGCAGTTGCGACCAAATGCAATCATGATCACTAGCACGATAACTGTTGTTCTTGTCAGCACAGTG GTTTTCGGATTGATGACGAAACCTCTTATAAGGTTCTTGCTGCCTCATTCACCAAAACAAACAACCAGCATGTTGTCGTCAGAACCAACCTCTCCAAAATCAGTCATTGTTCCGCTTCTAGGGCAGGATTCTGTAGATGATCTTGTTGGCCAAGATATTCGACGGCCGGCCAGCTTACGCGATCTTCTGACAACTCCAACGCACACAGTCCATCGCTATTGGCGTAAGTTTGACAACGCATTCATGCGTCCAATGTTTGGAGGCCGGGGTTTTGTTCCCTTTGTTCCCGGGTCACCAACTGAACGGGACAACAACGTTCAGTGGCAATAA
- the LOC137722186 gene encoding cysteine proteinase inhibitor 5-like: protein MRPHYLVAFFVLLVPLVSAAKASWKPVNISDPSVVELGRWSVSEFNKDVRKQLVFEKLVSGGSAVFKVGKLYALLFAARNESLADSGDNYLAGAWVQWSGKKKLIAFYKHKGRKN from the coding sequence ATGCGTCCTCACTACCTTGTCGCATTCTTTGTTCTACTCGTTCCCCTTGTCAGCGCTGCGAAAGCCTCTTGGAAACCCGTAAACATCAGCGACCCGTCGGTGGTAGAACTCGGAAGGTGGAGTGTTTCTGAGTTCAACAAGGATGTCAGAAAACAGTTGGTTTTTGAGAAATTGGTTTCGGGTGGCTCCGCCGTATTCAAAGTAGGCAAATTGTATGCGCTTCTTTTTGCGGCGAGGAATGAATCGTTGGCTGATTCCGGCGACAACTACTTGGCTGGTGCCTGGGTGCAGTGGTCgggaaaaaagaaattgattgcCTTTTACAAGCACAAAGGTCGCAAGAACTGA